One Papaver somniferum cultivar HN1 chromosome 10, ASM357369v1, whole genome shotgun sequence genomic window carries:
- the LOC113319643 gene encoding probable serine/threonine-protein kinase At1g54610, translating into MTNTIYFRPDSEEDSENDDPSPEPETTRVNCFGYSVPSSSTKTAIKEEKDQAEEIECKKCKRILDVIENGNRYQNQKRIDDNQDYLLGMPRRRTNSRVSKNVTNGLHGEQVAAGWPIWLVSIASEAIYGWTPRAAHTFEKLHQISRGARSTEYKAKDNLTSKIVALKKVQIDRSDSVSLRSMARQLIIMRRLDHHPNVIKLEGLVVSSKNKKCYELHLVFEHMEHDLSELATGGGTKLTETQVKSSMLQLLSGLEHCHSLGVLHRNLNGSNLLLDNKGILKIAGFGSASFFDPNNKKPMSNRVANLWYRAPELILGATDYGVGIDLWSTGCVLGELLTGEPIMTGSTQVEQLHQIFKLCGSPSEAYWRTANLLHKSLFMPQYPYKRCIVETFKTCPPASLQLMEILLAIDPFERQTATALLKIEFLSDRPSLMHSEA; encoded by the exons atgactaatacAATATATTTCAGGCCTGATTCGGAGgaagattctgaaaatgatgatcCTTCACCGGAACCTGAAACTACTAGAGTAAACTGTTTTGGCTATTCAGTTCCATCATCGTCAACAAAAACAGCAATCAAGGAGGAAAAGGATCAAGCGGAAGAAATCGAGTGCAAAAAATGTAAAAGGATTTTAGATGTTATTGAAAATGGAAATCGATATCAGAACCAGAAAAGAATAGATGATAATCAAGATTATCTATTGGGAATGCCACGAAGAAGAACAAACTCTAGGGTGAGTAAAAATGTAACTAACGGTTTGCATGGAGAACAGGTTGCTGCTGGTTGGCCTATTTGGCTTGTTTCTATTGCTTCTGAGGCTATATATGGCTGGACTCCTCGTGCAGCTCACACCTTTGAAAAGCTTCATCAG ATTTCTCGGGGAGCCAGAAGCACCGAGTATAAAGCTAAAGACAATTTGACCAGTAAAATTGTGGCATTAAAGAAGGTGCAAATCGATAGATCGGATTCTGTGAGTTTAAGATCAATGGCTAGACAACTTATAATCATGCGCCGGCTGGACCACCATCCTAATGTAATAAAATTAGAAGGTCTGGTAGTATCTTCGAAGAATAAGAAGTGTTATGAATTACACCTTGTGTTTGAGCATATGGAACATGATTTATCTGAACTCGCTACTGGTGGTGGAACTAAGCTTACAGAGACTCAG GTGAAGTCTTCTATGCTTCAATTGTTATCTGGACTTGAGCACTGTCACAGCCTGGGAGTCTTACATCGTAATCTTAATGGATCAAATCTCTTACTTGACAACAAAGGAATACTCAAGATTGCTGGTTTTGGATCAGCTTCGTTCTTTGATCCTAACAATAAGAAACCGATGAGTAATCGGGTAGCCAATTTATGGTATAGAGCTCCAGAGCTTATTTTGGGCGCTACAGACTACGGTGTAGGTATTGACCTATGGAGTACTGGTTGCGTTCTTGGTGAATTATTGACTGGGGAGCCAATCATGACCGGGAGTACACAA GTGGAGCAATTGCACCAGATTTTCAAGCTCTGTGGATCCCCGTCAGAAGCATACTGGAGAACCGCAAACCTTCTGCACAAAAGCTTATTCATGCCCCAATATCCATATAAACGATGCATAGTCGAGACTTTCAAAACTTGCCCACCAGCATCATTGCAATTGATGGAAATACTTCTGGCAATCGATCCATTTGAGCGTCAAACCGCCACTGCTTTATTGAAGATTGAG TTTTTATCAGACAGGCCAAGCTTGATGCATTCAGAAGCCTAA
- the LOC113319644 gene encoding uncharacterized protein LOC113319644 — MKSFGKTQKEVVVEEEKKKKSPTVWFSLKKSLQCKSDPADVFDPKTARNGNFDNNQNGGLASILTKRTSRSGCSRSIANLKDVIHGSKRHLEKPICSPRSIGSNELINPLAHEVILSDSKCELKITGYNGGLHEGNGGGGSGFVGTLTPGTPGPGGTYSFKTPTRKSSTFYSDKEGFGGSAPKSRTSLDIDSNGSSSVTCHKCGEKFGKWEGLEAHHLSKHAVTELVEGDSSRKIVEIICQINSFKTENNLTRIERVLKVHNMQKTLARFEEYREMVKVKASKLPKKHPRCQADGNELLRFYGTTLACSLGMNGSSNLCVSEKCNVCRIIRHGFSVKKEVKGGIGVFTTSTSGRAFESVELSEEENSSLKKALIVCRVIAGRVHRPLENFQERLAGQTGFDSLAGKMGPYSNIEELYLLNPKALLPCFVVICKP; from the exons ATGAAAAGTTTTGGGAAAACACAGAAGGAAGTAGtggttgaagaagaaaagaagaagaaatccccaactgtttggttttctttGAAGAAATCTTTACAATGTAAATCTGACCCAGCAGATGTTTTTGATCCGAAAACAGCTAGGAATGGTAATTTTGATAACAATCAGAATGGTGGGTTGGCTTCAATCTTGACAAAGAGGACAAGTAGGTCTGGTTGTTCAAGATCTATTGCAAATCTCAAAGATGTTATTCATGGAAGTAAAAGACATTTGGAGAAACCAATTTGTAGTCCAAGATCTATTGGGAGTAATGAATTGATAAATCCATTAGCACATGAAGTAATTCTTAGTGATTCTAAGTGTGAATTGAAGATTACTGGTTATAATGGAGGATTACATGAaggaaatggtggtggtggttctggtttTGTGGGTACTCTAACACCTGGTACACCAGGTCCTGGAGGAACTTATTCATTTAAAACCCCAACAAGAAAATCTTCTACTTTTTACTCTGATAAAGAAGGGTTTGGAGGTTCTGCTCCAAAATCCAGAACTTCTCTTGACATAGATTCTAATGGGTCTTCTTCTGTTACTTGCCATAAATGTGGAGAGAAATTTGGGAAATGGGAAGGTTTAGAAGCACATCATCTCTCCAAACATGCAG TTACTGAACTAGTGGAAGGAGATTCGTCTCGCAAGATAGTAGAAATAATTTGCCAAATAAACTCATTCAAAACCGAGAATAATTTGACAAGAATTGAGAGGGTTTTGAAGGTCCATAATATGCAAAAGACACTAGCTCGGTTCGAAGAATACAGGGAAATGGTGAAAGTTAAGGCCAGCAAGCTCCCAAAAAAACATCCTAGATGTCAAGCTGATGGAAATGAACTGTTAAGATTCTATGGCACAACATTGGCTTGTTCTCTCGGTATGAATGGTTCATCCAACCTCTGTGTATCAGAAAAATGCAATGTATGTAGGATAATTAGACACGGATTCTCCGTTAAAAAGGAGGTTAAGGGTGGTATTGGTGTTTTCACAACTTCTACCAGTGGAAGAGCTTTTGAATCTGTTGAGCTTTCTGAAGAAGAAAACTCATCTTTGAAGAAGGCTTTGATAGTTTGTAGAGTGATTGCTGGGAGAGTTCATAGGCCACTGGAGAACTTCCAAGAGAGACTTGCTGGGCAGACAGGGTTCGACTCCTTAGCCGGAAAAATGGGTCCTTATTCAAATATTGAAGAACTCTATTTACTTAACCCAAAAGCTCTACTTCCATGCTTTGTGGTAATCTGTAAACCCTGA